One segment of Candidatus Nanopelagicales bacterium DNA contains the following:
- the aspS gene encoding aspartate--tRNA ligase, translating into MIRSAYAGNLRASDAGSTVTLAGWVASRRDHGGVAFLDLRDSSGVVQVVVHDPEVAHGLRDEYCLKITGTVEVRPAGNENNDLPSGAIEVMSTDVQVLSVAAPLPFPIDDRISVNDEIRLKYRYLDLRRQSAGDALRMRSKVNQIARDVLLNRDFLEIETPTLTRSTPEGARDFLVPVRLQPGSWYALPQSPQLFKQLLMVGGMERYFQIARCYRDEDFRADRQPEFTQLDIEMSFVEQEDIIELGEELVRSLWQGILGHTIGEIPRMTYHEAMRRFGSDKPDLRYGMELVELTDFFKDTPFRVFQSEYVGAVVMPGGADQPRRAFDAWQEWAKQRGAKGLAYVTVDANGELGGPVAKNISDEERAGIVAATGANNGDCIFFAAGRPNDARPLLGATRDEIARRLELIEEGTWSFLWVIDAPMFEMTDEGTWTAVHHPFTSPNTEWIDNFEEAPDQALAWAYDIVCNGNEIGGGSIRIHQADVQERVFALLGMSEAEANDKFGFLLEAFKFGPPPHGGIALGWDRICMLLAGAPSLRDVIAFPKTGGGQDPLTSAPTPITAQQRKEAGIDGPPVKAVPATPQA; encoded by the coding sequence GTGATTCGATCCGCCTATGCGGGCAATCTGCGGGCATCTGATGCCGGCTCAACCGTGACTCTTGCAGGTTGGGTTGCTAGCCGACGCGATCATGGTGGCGTTGCCTTCCTTGATTTACGTGACTCATCGGGTGTGGTCCAGGTCGTGGTGCACGATCCAGAAGTTGCTCACGGCCTTCGTGACGAGTACTGCCTCAAGATCACCGGAACTGTAGAAGTGCGCCCGGCAGGTAACGAGAACAACGACCTGCCTTCAGGTGCCATTGAAGTCATGTCAACCGACGTACAGGTGTTGTCGGTAGCGGCTCCATTGCCTTTCCCAATTGATGACCGCATCAGCGTCAACGATGAGATTCGATTGAAGTATCGCTACTTGGATCTGCGTCGACAGTCAGCTGGTGACGCACTGCGTATGCGTTCAAAGGTCAATCAGATCGCTCGCGATGTGTTGCTCAATCGTGACTTCCTTGAAATCGAAACTCCAACACTGACACGAAGTACCCCAGAAGGCGCACGCGATTTCTTGGTCCCTGTGCGTTTGCAGCCGGGTAGTTGGTATGCGCTTCCACAGTCACCGCAGTTGTTTAAGCAATTGCTGATGGTTGGCGGTATGGAACGTTACTTCCAAATTGCTCGTTGTTATCGAGATGAAGACTTCCGCGCTGATCGTCAGCCAGAATTTACCCAACTTGATATCGAGATGTCGTTCGTGGAACAAGAAGACATCATTGAACTTGGTGAAGAACTTGTTCGCTCACTTTGGCAAGGAATTTTGGGTCACACCATTGGTGAAATTCCGCGCATGACCTACCACGAAGCGATGCGTCGTTTCGGTTCAGATAAGCCTGACTTGCGTTATGGCATGGAACTGGTTGAACTGACTGACTTCTTCAAGGACACTCCATTCCGCGTTTTCCAATCCGAGTATGTCGGCGCAGTCGTTATGCCAGGCGGCGCTGATCAACCTCGTCGAGCTTTTGATGCATGGCAGGAATGGGCAAAGCAGCGCGGCGCAAAGGGTCTTGCTTATGTCACCGTTGATGCCAATGGTGAACTTGGTGGGCCAGTAGCTAAGAACATTAGCGATGAAGAGCGCGCGGGGATTGTTGCTGCCACAGGCGCGAACAATGGTGATTGCATTTTCTTCGCTGCAGGTCGCCCAAATGATGCGCGTCCACTGTTGGGTGCAACGCGTGATGAGATCGCGCGTCGCCTAGAACTCATCGAAGAAGGCACGTGGTCCTTCCTTTGGGTGATTGACGCTCCAATGTTTGAGATGACAGACGAAGGCACATGGACAGCAGTGCATCATCCATTTACTTCGCCAAACACTGAGTGGATTGACAACTTCGAAGAAGCTCCTGATCAGGCGCTGGCTTGGGCGTACGACATCGTGTGCAACGGCAATGAAATCGGTGGCGGTTCTATTCGTATCCACCAAGCAGATGTGCAAGAACGCGTGTTTGCTCTTCTTGGAATGAGTGAAGCAGAAGCAAACGACAAATTTGGTTTCCTTCTTGAAGCCTTTAAGTTCGGCCCACCTCCGCACGGTGGCATCGCTCTTGGATGGGACCGCATTTGCATGTTGCTCGCAGGGGCACCGTCACTGCGCGATGTCATCGCCTTCCCTAAGACTGGTGGTGGCCAGGATCCGCTCACGAGCGCTCCAACACCGATCACTGCACAGCAGCGCAAGGAAGCTGGCATTGATGGACCTCCAGTGAAAGCTGTGCCAGCAACCCCGCAGGCATAG
- a CDS encoding replication-associated recombination protein A, which translates to MTLFDEGQTFAPLAVRMRPNSVEDVVGQEDALRTGTPLHNLLTGNGSAISVILWGPPGTGKTTLASLVSLASGRAFAELSAVTSGVKDVREVIEQARNRSSINGQGTVLFIDEVHRFSKSQQDALLPAVENGWVTLIAATTENPSFSVISPLISRSLVVTLQPLDDAAISVLLMRALTDSRGFDGKFTISQEALADLVHLSIGDARRGLTALEAAAIAADADGSTQIQLSHVEQAIQHVALRYDKDGDQHYDVISAFIKSVRGSDPDAALHYLARMLEAGEDPRFVARRLMILASEDIGMADPSVLQTAVAAAQAVAIVGMPEAQIILAHATVHAALAPKSNAIVTGIMEASSDVRRGRVGSVPAWLRDGHYPGAKDHGHGVGYVYPHDLPDGVAQQDYLPDALKGVKYYRPTQHGAEAAWSRVAQRVEELRKGEH; encoded by the coding sequence ATGACCCTCTTCGACGAAGGGCAAACGTTCGCACCGTTAGCGGTGCGTATGCGGCCCAACAGTGTTGAAGATGTGGTTGGACAAGAGGATGCGTTAAGAACGGGCACGCCATTACACAATTTATTGACGGGTAATGGCTCTGCAATTTCCGTGATCTTGTGGGGACCTCCGGGAACTGGCAAGACCACGCTGGCATCGCTGGTTTCGCTGGCATCGGGGCGAGCTTTTGCGGAACTTTCTGCGGTGACTTCGGGTGTTAAAGATGTTCGCGAAGTTATAGAGCAAGCTCGCAATCGATCGAGCATCAATGGGCAAGGCACGGTCCTGTTCATTGACGAAGTGCATCGCTTTAGCAAGAGTCAACAAGATGCACTGCTGCCGGCCGTTGAAAATGGTTGGGTCACGCTTATTGCGGCCACCACCGAGAACCCCAGTTTTTCGGTGATTTCACCATTGATTTCGCGCAGCCTTGTGGTCACGTTGCAGCCACTGGATGACGCAGCTATTTCAGTGCTGCTCATGCGAGCACTCACAGATTCACGCGGTTTCGATGGAAAATTTACGATCTCGCAAGAGGCTCTTGCCGACTTGGTGCATCTCAGTATTGGTGATGCTCGTCGAGGCCTCACCGCGCTAGAAGCAGCAGCAATTGCGGCTGACGCCGATGGTTCAACGCAGATTCAACTCAGTCACGTCGAGCAAGCAATTCAGCATGTTGCCTTGCGTTACGACAAAGATGGCGATCAGCATTACGACGTCATCAGTGCCTTCATTAAGAGCGTTCGAGGAAGTGATCCTGATGCGGCCCTTCATTATCTCGCGCGAATGCTTGAAGCCGGTGAAGATCCTCGGTTTGTTGCTCGTCGACTCATGATTTTGGCGAGTGAAGATATTGGTATGGCGGACCCATCGGTCCTGCAAACGGCGGTCGCGGCCGCACAAGCTGTAGCCATTGTTGGTATGCCGGAGGCTCAGATCATCTTGGCCCACGCGACTGTTCATGCGGCGCTGGCGCCGAAATCAAATGCGATCGTGACGGGCATCATGGAGGCCTCCAGTGATGTGCGACGAGGGCGCGTGGGCTCCGTGCCAGCGTGGCTTCGTGATGGTCACTACCCGGGAGCCAAGGATCATGGTCATGGGGTGGGTTACGTCTATCCACATGATCTTCCAGATGGCGTAGCTCAGCAGGATTACTTACCTGATGCCCTCAAAGGCGTGAAGTATTACCGACCGACCCAGCACGGGGCTGAAGCGGCTTGGAGTCGGGTGGCTCAAAGGGTTGAAGAGTTGCGCAAGGGCGAGCATTAG
- the alaS gene encoding alanine--tRNA ligase: MDSAEIRSRFLRYFADRGHQVVPSASLLLDDPTLLFVNAGMVPFKPYFLGEAPAPYPRATSVQKVVRTLDIEEVGKTTRHASFFQMAGNFSFGDYFKEEAIPFAWELLTKPVSDGGYGFPEDKLWATVYLDDDEAIDIWHNKVGVPLERIQRRGQADNFWSMGVPGPCGPCSEIYYDRGPEHGRDGGPIADEDRYLEVWNLVFMQNIRGDGPGKEGYPIVGDLPARNIDTGMGLERMAALLQGVDNIYEIDTTKGILDRAAELTGAKYGKDHKSDVALRVIADHARTCAFLIGDGVLPGNEGRGYVLRRLMRRVIRNMRLLGAPDPTMGELIDATVLTMAPQYPELNDEANRIRQIAVAEEGVFIQTLKAGTTIFDTAADKIRTSGGTTVSGEQAFALHDTYGFPIDLTLEMAAEQGLKVDEDGFRSLMGQQRERAKADARERKSGLTATTAYREILEQGGRTAFIGYSEVDSEATIIGLVHEGATVPVATQGEHVEIILNRSPFYAEAGGQLGDRGRIITNTGAVADVYDVQIPVPGLFVHRAEVKSGEFTQGLTVEAHVDIQRRRAISRAHTATHMIHRAFREELGDTATQMGSENAPGRLRFDFPSPTPVSADVMQTVEERVNHMLLEDLAVTAQNMTQDEARKMGAMALFGEKYGDSVRVISVGDWAHELCGGTHAQRSGQLGVVTFLGEGSIGAGVRRVEALVGADAYQFLAKEHILVSRLTDMLKVPADQLPERIERTINSLKTAERDLDRVKKAQLTANLDDIIGIGEDIGPIRCWIFQAPDGIDAGEMRDLVMKAKGRNRPELPVVMFGTLIADGKVSAIATANEKAIEFGVGANDLLKAALATLDGRGGGKPDMAQGGGTNVNGVDAAVDAVKAFIASKVNS; encoded by the coding sequence ATGGATTCCGCTGAGATTCGCAGTCGATTCCTTCGGTATTTCGCCGACCGGGGTCATCAAGTTGTTCCTTCTGCCTCGCTCTTGCTCGATGACCCAACCTTGTTGTTTGTGAACGCTGGCATGGTCCCGTTCAAGCCGTATTTCCTGGGTGAAGCGCCAGCGCCGTATCCGCGTGCCACCAGCGTGCAAAAGGTTGTGCGCACCCTGGACATTGAGGAAGTGGGCAAGACCACGCGCCATGCGTCGTTCTTCCAAATGGCCGGCAACTTTTCTTTCGGTGACTATTTCAAGGAAGAAGCAATTCCTTTTGCTTGGGAATTACTCACCAAGCCCGTCAGTGATGGCGGCTACGGATTCCCAGAAGACAAGCTTTGGGCCACGGTTTACCTTGATGACGATGAAGCGATCGATATTTGGCATAACAAAGTTGGTGTGCCGCTTGAACGCATTCAACGTCGCGGTCAGGCTGACAACTTTTGGAGCATGGGTGTCCCAGGCCCTTGTGGTCCATGTTCAGAGATTTATTACGACCGCGGTCCAGAGCATGGTCGCGATGGTGGCCCTATTGCTGATGAAGATCGTTACCTCGAAGTGTGGAACCTCGTGTTCATGCAAAACATTCGTGGGGATGGTCCCGGTAAAGAGGGTTATCCCATTGTTGGTGACTTGCCTGCGCGCAATATTGATACCGGTATGGGTCTTGAGCGCATGGCTGCCCTGCTGCAGGGCGTCGACAACATTTATGAAATCGATACCACGAAGGGCATTCTTGATCGCGCAGCTGAACTCACGGGTGCGAAGTACGGCAAGGATCACAAGTCAGATGTTGCGCTGCGAGTAATTGCTGACCATGCGCGCACATGTGCATTCCTTATTGGCGATGGCGTTCTGCCAGGTAACGAAGGTCGTGGTTATGTCCTTCGCCGTTTGATGCGTCGAGTTATCCGCAATATGCGTCTACTTGGTGCACCTGATCCAACAATGGGCGAATTGATCGACGCGACCGTGCTCACGATGGCTCCTCAGTATCCGGAACTCAACGATGAGGCCAATCGCATTCGCCAGATTGCTGTTGCTGAAGAGGGTGTGTTTATTCAGACACTCAAGGCTGGCACGACCATCTTTGATACTGCCGCCGATAAAATCCGCACGAGTGGTGGAACCACAGTTTCTGGTGAGCAAGCTTTCGCGTTGCACGATACCTATGGCTTTCCCATTGATCTGACTTTGGAAATGGCCGCGGAACAAGGCCTCAAGGTTGATGAAGACGGTTTCCGTTCGCTCATGGGTCAGCAACGGGAACGCGCCAAAGCTGATGCGCGCGAACGCAAGAGTGGCCTCACTGCAACAACTGCCTACCGTGAAATCCTGGAACAAGGCGGTCGCACCGCATTCATTGGTTATAGCGAAGTTGATTCAGAAGCGACCATCATTGGGCTCGTACACGAGGGTGCAACTGTTCCAGTTGCAACGCAGGGTGAGCACGTTGAAATCATTCTGAATCGTTCACCGTTCTACGCTGAAGCAGGCGGCCAGCTAGGGGACCGTGGTCGAATCATCACTAATACTGGCGCAGTAGCTGATGTGTATGACGTGCAGATTCCTGTACCTGGTTTGTTCGTGCATCGCGCCGAAGTCAAGAGTGGGGAATTCACTCAAGGGCTAACAGTCGAGGCTCATGTTGATATTCAACGCCGACGTGCGATTTCACGTGCGCACACTGCAACGCACATGATTCACAGGGCCTTCCGTGAAGAACTTGGTGACACAGCCACTCAAATGGGTTCAGAGAATGCCCCCGGGCGTTTGCGCTTTGACTTCCCAAGCCCAACCCCTGTTTCTGCAGACGTCATGCAAACAGTTGAAGAGCGCGTCAATCACATGTTGCTGGAAGATCTTGCAGTAACTGCGCAAAACATGACCCAAGACGAGGCACGCAAGATGGGTGCGATGGCTTTGTTTGGTGAAAAATACGGCGATTCAGTTCGAGTCATTTCTGTTGGTGACTGGGCCCACGAACTTTGCGGCGGAACGCACGCGCAACGTTCAGGGCAACTTGGTGTGGTGACCTTCCTAGGCGAAGGATCAATTGGTGCCGGAGTTCGTCGCGTTGAAGCCCTCGTCGGAGCTGATGCTTATCAGTTCCTTGCGAAAGAGCACATTCTGGTGAGCCGCCTTACCGACATGTTGAAGGTTCCTGCCGATCAACTTCCCGAGCGCATTGAGCGGACCATCAATTCACTTAAGACTGCTGAGCGCGATTTGGATCGCGTGAAGAAGGCCCAGCTCACGGCCAACCTTGATGACATCATCGGGATCGGTGAAGACATTGGCCCAATTCGTTGCTGGATCTTTCAGGCTCCTGATGGCATTGATGCTGGCGAAATGCGCGATCTTGTGATGAAGGCGAAGGGACGCAATCGTCCTGAATTACCTGTCGTCATGTTCGGCACGCTTATTGCAGATGGCAAGGTGTCGGCGATCGCGACGGCTAATGAAAAGGCGATCGAGTTTGGTGTTGGAGCAAATGACCTGCTCAAGGCAGCACTTGCAACCCTTGATGGTCGTGGTGGTGGTAAGCCGGACATGGCTCAGGGCGGCGGCACCAACGTCAATGGCGTTGATGCGGCTGTTGATGCAGTGAAGGCGTTCATAGCTTCCAAGGTCAATAGTTAA
- the ruvX gene encoding Holliday junction resolvase RuvX, with amino-acid sequence MPKGVQLACDVGTVRIGIARSDFHGILATPLDAIPAGESSTAQVKALIDEYEVQEIIVGLPLMMNGTEGPSAQMARDWAAELEALTVCSIRMVDERLTTVQAQRGLHAAGRTVKNSRASIDSASAVVLLQSVLDSQKKDTP; translated from the coding sequence ATGCCTAAAGGCGTGCAGTTGGCTTGTGACGTGGGAACCGTACGCATTGGTATTGCGCGTTCAGACTTCCACGGAATTTTGGCAACCCCGCTCGACGCCATCCCCGCAGGCGAAAGCAGTACTGCACAGGTGAAGGCTCTGATTGACGAGTATGAGGTGCAAGAAATAATCGTGGGCTTACCGCTCATGATGAATGGAACCGAAGGTCCCAGTGCGCAAATGGCGCGCGACTGGGCGGCTGAACTTGAAGCGCTAACCGTGTGCTCCATCCGTATGGTTGATGAGCGACTCACGACCGTTCAAGCTCAACGTGGGTTGCATGCGGCAGGAAGAACCGTGAAAAATTCCCGAGCGTCAATCGATAGTGCTTCCGCTGTGGTGCTCCTTCAATCTGTGCTAGATAGCCAAAAGAAAGACACGCCATGA
- the mltG gene encoding endolytic transglycosylase MltG, with protein sequence MTVANKRRALTVSVVAVIAIVIAFFVTKGPSDFPGPGSGNAVVIVVRGDSISGIGNALTEAGVVASADAFVNAANANPKSKSIGPGKYTMLKEMSGQGAVEYMLDPKSRAASRLILPEGLRLDQSLEAASKATNIPVGDFNAAITRADQLGLPAYAKNQAEGFLYPASYDLAGDETADSTLSMVFERFAQASKQLDLEVKAAALGQTPFEIMTIASLVQAEGNPTDYDKIARVIYNRLKLGMPLQFDTTVAYGLGITKVSLNAAELQKDTPYNTYVRKGLPAGPINSPGTAAINAALNPATGPWIYFVTVNLETGETKFAKKYSKFLKAKAELQAYLKNHG encoded by the coding sequence ATGACTGTCGCGAACAAACGTCGGGCGCTCACTGTTTCGGTTGTTGCGGTAATTGCCATCGTTATTGCATTCTTTGTCACCAAAGGACCATCAGACTTTCCTGGGCCCGGTTCTGGAAATGCCGTGGTGATTGTCGTGCGCGGTGACTCTATTTCGGGAATTGGTAATGCGCTCACCGAAGCTGGGGTGGTGGCGTCGGCGGATGCCTTTGTTAACGCCGCAAACGCGAACCCAAAATCAAAGAGCATTGGCCCAGGTAAGTACACGATGCTCAAAGAAATGAGTGGTCAAGGCGCAGTTGAATACATGCTCGACCCCAAATCACGCGCGGCAAGCCGCTTGATTCTTCCCGAAGGACTGCGCCTAGATCAAAGTCTCGAGGCGGCGAGCAAGGCCACAAACATTCCAGTTGGCGATTTCAACGCGGCAATCACACGCGCGGATCAACTGGGTTTGCCGGCATATGCCAAGAATCAAGCAGAGGGTTTTCTCTACCCTGCAAGTTATGACCTGGCCGGAGATGAAACGGCAGACAGCACACTCAGCATGGTGTTCGAACGATTCGCCCAAGCGAGTAAGCAACTTGACCTTGAAGTCAAAGCTGCTGCGCTGGGTCAAACACCATTTGAAATTATGACTATTGCTTCGCTCGTGCAAGCAGAGGGCAATCCAACTGATTACGACAAGATCGCACGAGTGATTTACAACAGGCTCAAGCTTGGGATGCCACTGCAATTCGATACAACTGTTGCTTACGGTCTAGGCATCACGAAGGTCTCACTCAATGCAGCGGAACTCCAAAAGGACACTCCTTACAACACATATGTTCGTAAGGGTCTTCCAGCGGGTCCCATTAACTCACCCGGTACGGCGGCAATTAACGCAGCTCTTAATCCGGCTACAGGCCCTTGGATCTACTTCGTCACGGTGAATCTGGAAACCGGCGAAACCAAATTTGCGAAGAAATACAGCAAGTTCTTGAAGGCAAAAGCTGAGCTTCAGGCCTACCTTAAGAATCATGGCTAG
- a CDS encoding shikimate dehydrogenase, with translation MASNKGKQAAVLGSPISHSLSPVLHRAAYAALGLDWQYNAFDVSEDQLAPFIKSLDDTWVGLSLTMPLKEVAFEVANSVDEVATKIRSINTLLPTNDGWHGTNTDVFGIVKSLTEVGIESGVESALLLGAGATARSAIAALAQLNCQEVRIAARRSEQADALVELAEAFKLKAQVTAWDPDNVNVQHPLVISTLPGDAGQSWTQLAKQAQGALLDASYHPWPTPLAQSWPNTRIASGRDMLLWQATEQVRLMTGQPAPVEAMRVSLSVSSD, from the coding sequence ATGGCTAGCAACAAGGGCAAACAAGCCGCGGTTCTGGGATCGCCGATTAGCCATTCGCTAAGCCCGGTATTGCATCGCGCTGCATACGCGGCGCTTGGCTTGGACTGGCAATACAACGCTTTTGATGTTTCCGAAGATCAACTTGCTCCCTTCATCAAGTCGCTTGACGACACCTGGGTTGGTCTGTCGCTGACAATGCCGCTGAAGGAAGTCGCTTTCGAAGTTGCAAATTCAGTCGATGAGGTTGCAACGAAAATTCGTTCGATTAATACCTTGCTACCTACCAACGATGGTTGGCACGGAACCAACACCGATGTTTTCGGAATCGTGAAATCCCTAACCGAGGTTGGGATCGAGTCCGGGGTTGAGTCCGCTTTACTTCTGGGTGCCGGTGCTACGGCACGCAGTGCGATTGCGGCATTGGCACAGCTCAATTGCCAAGAGGTCAGGATCGCTGCGCGGCGATCGGAGCAAGCCGATGCGTTAGTGGAACTGGCTGAGGCCTTCAAGCTCAAGGCCCAAGTCACTGCTTGGGACCCTGACAATGTGAATGTGCAGCATCCGCTGGTGATCAGCACCCTGCCAGGTGATGCTGGTCAATCGTGGACGCAGTTAGCTAAGCAGGCCCAAGGTGCGCTCCTTGATGCCTCATATCACCCTTGGCCGACTCCTTTGGCTCAGAGCTGGCCAAATACAAGAATCGCGAGTGGTCGAGACATGCTGCTGTGGCAGGCAACTGAGCAAGTGCGCCTCATGACCGGGCAACCAGCGCCCGTTGAAGCCATGAGGGTCAGCCTGTCCGTGTCGTCCGATTGA
- the aroC gene encoding chorismate synthase — protein MVRWLTAGESHGPALVAIVEGLPAGIEVTSEDISVELQRRRLGVGRGARMKFEKDEVSIMGGIRHGLSLGGPIAIEVGNTEWPKWQVVMSPDPVDADELANLARNAPLTRPRPGHADLVGMQKYGFTDARPILERASARETAARVALGAVAKAFLRQVCGTEVFSHVVRIGSVASPEGNVPAFSDLAAIDEDPARCFDATAAKAMEEEVSAAHRDGDTLGGVVEVLATNLPPGLGSHVHWDRRLDARLAAALMGIQAIKGVEVGDGFGLAAVRGSDAQDEIVNSNEGLARTSGKSGGTEGGMSTGETLRVRAAMKPISTIPRALRTVDISTGEEAPAINQRSDVCAVPAAGVVAEAMVALVLADAISEKFGGDSVTETARNIRTYMENLSVR, from the coding sequence ATGGTTCGTTGGTTAACAGCAGGTGAGTCGCACGGTCCCGCGCTTGTAGCGATCGTTGAAGGGCTCCCAGCCGGCATTGAAGTGACCTCCGAAGACATCTCAGTTGAGTTGCAACGCCGCCGCTTGGGGGTTGGCCGAGGCGCCCGAATGAAGTTCGAAAAAGACGAAGTCAGCATCATGGGCGGTATTCGACATGGCTTGAGCCTTGGTGGTCCGATAGCTATTGAAGTCGGCAACACTGAATGGCCTAAGTGGCAGGTTGTGATGTCGCCAGACCCTGTGGATGCTGATGAACTGGCAAACCTTGCTCGCAATGCTCCACTCACGCGCCCTCGTCCAGGTCACGCGGATCTGGTTGGCATGCAGAAGTACGGCTTTACCGATGCCCGTCCGATTCTGGAGCGCGCAAGTGCTCGTGAAACTGCGGCTCGCGTTGCTCTGGGCGCAGTTGCGAAGGCGTTCTTACGTCAGGTGTGTGGCACCGAGGTGTTTTCACACGTGGTGCGCATTGGGTCGGTAGCTTCACCTGAAGGCAATGTCCCAGCGTTTAGCGACCTCGCAGCCATTGATGAAGATCCCGCACGTTGTTTTGACGCTACAGCGGCAAAGGCGATGGAAGAGGAAGTCAGCGCTGCTCATCGTGATGGCGACACTCTTGGTGGCGTGGTTGAAGTGCTCGCTACGAATTTGCCTCCAGGTCTTGGTAGCCACGTGCACTGGGATCGTCGTCTTGATGCACGCCTTGCTGCAGCACTTATGGGCATTCAGGCCATCAAGGGTGTTGAGGTTGGCGATGGGTTCGGGCTTGCAGCTGTTCGCGGTAGCGATGCGCAAGATGAAATCGTTAATAGCAATGAAGGTCTTGCTCGCACATCAGGTAAGTCAGGCGGCACTGAAGGTGGAATGTCGACAGGGGAGACCCTGCGCGTACGTGCAGCAATGAAGCCGATCTCAACAATCCCACGTGCGCTGCGAACCGTTGATATCTCAACCGGTGAAGAAGCTCCTGCAATCAACCAACGATCAGATGTGTGCGCTGTGCCAGCTGCAGGTGTTGTGGCTGAAGCCATGGTCGCGCTTGTGTTGGCTGATGCGATTTCTGAGAAGTTTGGTGGCGATAGCGTTACTGAAACTGCGCGCAATATTCGCACCTACATGGAGAACTTGTCCGTCCGATGA
- a CDS encoding shikimate kinase produces the protein MSPVAVLVGAPGAGKSTVGKRLASALKVSFADSDQMIEKQAGMPVSDIFVTQGEPVFREMEEKTIAEALKDHEGVLSLGGGAILNERTRALLKNVPVIWLDVDLSQAAKRVGMNQARPLLLGDVRANMNRLMKERAPLYAEVATITINTNGLKVREVVEEIVKQLDAGESND, from the coding sequence ATGAGTCCAGTAGCAGTGCTTGTCGGTGCGCCAGGTGCTGGTAAGTCAACCGTCGGCAAGCGTCTGGCAAGTGCTCTCAAAGTTTCCTTTGCTGATTCCGATCAAATGATCGAGAAGCAAGCGGGTATGCCGGTGTCAGACATCTTCGTTACTCAGGGTGAGCCTGTGTTTCGCGAGATGGAGGAAAAGACCATCGCCGAAGCGCTCAAAGATCACGAGGGTGTTCTTTCCCTTGGTGGGGGTGCGATCCTCAATGAACGAACGCGAGCACTTCTCAAAAATGTTCCCGTCATTTGGCTTGATGTTGATTTGAGCCAGGCAGCTAAACGGGTGGGCATGAACCAAGCACGGCCATTGCTGTTGGGTGATGTGCGTGCAAATATGAATCGTTTAATGAAGGAACGCGCGCCGCTGTACGCCGAGGTCGCGACCATAACCATTAATACCAATGGTTTGAAAGTTCGAGAAGTTGTCGAAGAAATCGTGAAGCAACTCGATGCAGGAGAAAGCAATGACTGA
- the aroB gene encoding 3-dehydroquinate synthase, which translates to MTEQRIHVSAEREYDVVIGRGLLGELPDMLAGATRVAIIHAPTLVKSAEALSDELKDHKFEVTLIEIPDAEDAKTAAVLEFCWTALGTQGFTRNDAVVGLGGGATTDLAGFVAATWLRGIKVIQIPTTLLAMVDAGVGGKTGINTDAGKNLVGAFFSPSGVLCDLNTLESLNENDLIAGMAEVVKVGLTSDPEILKIIQRDAKAATQPTSAAIEELVRRAVQVKADVVGGDFKEVRNGAALGREVLNYGHTFGHAVEKQERYRWRHGAAISVGLCFVAELARQGGRLIDQDADLHFEILNQLQLPTSYAAGHWNSLYQAMTMDKKTRGSVIRFVVLEGIGKPVAWDGPDPMLLAAAYDAIARH; encoded by the coding sequence ATGACTGAGCAACGCATTCACGTATCGGCTGAACGCGAGTACGACGTAGTGATTGGTCGGGGATTACTCGGCGAACTTCCTGACATGCTCGCTGGAGCAACACGGGTTGCGATCATTCATGCGCCGACACTCGTCAAGAGTGCTGAAGCATTGAGTGATGAACTCAAAGATCATAAATTCGAAGTAACGCTGATTGAAATCCCTGATGCTGAGGATGCAAAGACAGCGGCTGTTCTTGAATTCTGCTGGACGGCTTTGGGTACGCAAGGTTTCACTCGCAATGATGCTGTAGTTGGCCTGGGTGGTGGTGCAACTACTGATCTCGCTGGGTTTGTCGCTGCAACGTGGCTTCGCGGAATCAAGGTTATTCAGATTCCGACAACACTCCTTGCCATGGTTGATGCTGGTGTCGGTGGGAAAACGGGAATCAACACTGATGCTGGAAAAAATCTTGTTGGCGCATTCTTTAGCCCAAGTGGCGTGTTGTGCGATCTCAACACCTTGGAATCACTCAACGAAAACGATTTGATCGCTGGAATGGCTGAAGTGGTCAAGGTTGGGCTCACGTCAGATCCTGAAATCTTGAAGATCATTCAGCGAGATGCCAAGGCAGCAACGCAACCTACGAGTGCGGCGATCGAAGAACTTGTTCGTCGCGCTGTGCAAGTGAAAGCAGACGTAGTCGGCGGTGATTTCAAAGAAGTGCGTAATGGTGCAGCCCTTGGTCGCGAGGTGCTCAACTACGGTCACACCTTTGGGCATGCGGTGGAAAAGCAAGAGCGCTACCGCTGGCGTCATGGCGCTGCAATCAGTGTTGGCCTGTGCTTCGTGGCTGAACTAGCACGTCAAGGTGGACGCCTCATTGATCAAGATGCAGACCTGCATTTCGAAATCCTGAACCAGTTGCAATTGCCAACCAGTTACGCCGCTGGGCATTGGAACAGCCTGTACCAAGCCATGACGATGGATAAGAAAACGAGAGGCTCAGTCATTCGCTTCGTGGTCCTCGAAGGCATCGGAAAACCGGTTGCGTGGGATGGGCCTGATCCGATGTTGCTAGCCGCTGCCTATGACGCGATCGCCCGGCACTAG